A genomic segment from Haloarcula limicola encodes:
- a CDS encoding PLP-dependent cysteine synthase family protein — protein MGEESSYDDVLNGSGSAETMGHASEARGRSDADVDPEDDLDVTFLDVEAEDDVPFPRIARDPVLREIGNTPLVPHPENEQIVCKMERENPTLSHKDRLGAGMILGLRQMGKLSEGQRVVEASSGNTAGGVALAANRLGHPCTIVMRETTSPVKQGFVKSLGAEVVTAPDVGHEEHFYYQKVARRYADEHDAVYLNQYERPLNRHVHYEWTGPELYDQIEGEGVTHVVGAVSTCGFMTGVAEYLKETEPAIRMVGVDGEESNVHRTFHDNELGRYDVDIEGLGQWRVTDVGNLAALDDVRTVPDSTAISRSKHESADNGLLMGLSSGAAMEVAQTITQENDDARVVAVVHDGAEQYFHEVEGW, from the coding sequence ATGGGCGAGGAGTCTTCGTACGACGACGTACTGAACGGTAGCGGCTCCGCTGAAACGATGGGACATGCATCGGAGGCTCGCGGTCGCTCCGACGCCGACGTAGACCCCGAGGACGATCTCGACGTAACTTTTCTCGACGTGGAAGCGGAGGACGACGTGCCCTTTCCCCGCATCGCTCGCGACCCGGTGCTCCGCGAGATCGGAAACACGCCGCTGGTCCCCCACCCCGAGAACGAGCAGATCGTCTGCAAGATGGAGCGCGAGAACCCGACGCTGAGTCACAAGGACCGCCTCGGTGCGGGGATGATACTCGGGCTCCGACAGATGGGGAAACTTAGCGAGGGCCAGCGCGTCGTCGAAGCCAGTTCCGGCAACACGGCCGGGGGCGTGGCGCTCGCCGCCAATCGCCTCGGACACCCCTGTACGATCGTCATGCGCGAGACGACCAGCCCCGTCAAACAGGGCTTCGTCAAATCGCTCGGAGCCGAAGTCGTCACCGCTCCGGACGTGGGCCACGAGGAGCACTTCTATTACCAGAAGGTCGCACGCCGCTACGCCGACGAGCACGACGCCGTCTACCTCAACCAGTACGAACGGCCGCTCAACCGCCACGTCCACTACGAGTGGACCGGACCGGAGCTGTACGACCAGATAGAGGGAGAGGGGGTCACGCACGTCGTCGGGGCCGTCAGCACGTGCGGATTCATGACCGGCGTGGCCGAGTACCTGAAGGAGACGGAGCCGGCGATTCGGATGGTGGGCGTCGACGGCGAGGAGTCGAACGTTCACCGCACGTTTCACGACAACGAACTCGGCCGGTACGACGTCGATATCGAGGGACTGGGGCAGTGGCGCGTGACCGACGTGGGCAACCTCGCTGCTCTCGACGACGTTCGAACCGTGCCCGACTCGACGGCGATCTCCCGCTCGAAGCACGAGAGCGCCGACAACGGCCTTCTGATGGGACTGAGTTCCGGCGCGGCGATGGAAGTCGCCCAGACGATCACGCAGGAGAACGACGACGCGCGGGTCGTCGCGGTCGTCCACGACGGCGCGGAGCAGTACTTCCACGAAGTCGAAGGGTGGTAG